In one window of Tripterygium wilfordii isolate XIE 37 chromosome 1, ASM1340144v1, whole genome shotgun sequence DNA:
- the LOC120001453 gene encoding translationally-controlled tumor protein homolog, with protein MLVYQDLNTGDELLSDSFPYKEIENGILWEVEGKWVVQGAVDVDIGANPSAEGGDEDEGVDDQAVKVVDIVDTFRLQEQPAFDKKQFVTYMKRFIKALTPKLDAEDQEKFKKNIESATKFLLSKLSDLQFFVGESMHDDATLVFAYYKEGATDPTFLYFAHSLKEVKC; from the exons ATGTTGGTCTATCAGGACTTGAACACCG GTGATGAGCTCCTCTCCGACTCATTTCCATACAAGGAGATCGAGAATGGGATTCTCTGGGAGGTCGAGGGAAAG TGGGTTGTTCAAGGAGCAGTTGATGTAGACATTGGCGCAAATCCTTCTGCAGAAGGTGGTGATGAGGATGAGGGTGTTGATGACCAAGCTGTCAAGGTGGTTGACATTGTCGACACATTTAGACTCCAG GAGCAACCTGCTTTTGACAAGAAGCAGTTTGTCACATACATGAAGAGATTCATCAAGGCATTGACCCCTAAGCTGGATGCAGAAGACCAagagaaatttaagaaaaacaTAGAATCGGCAACTAAGTTCCTGCTTTCAAAGCTCAGTGACCTCCAATT TTTCGTGGGGGAGAGCATGCATGATGATGCTACTCTGGTGTTTGCTTACTACAAGGAAGGTGCCACTGATCCGACATTCTTGTACTTTGCCCATTCTTTGAAGGAGGTCAAATGCTAA